The genomic window GCTTGCCGAGTTGCTCCGACAGCCGGCTAGCACACTTTCCGACTGGCTGGCGCAACGACGAGACGCCACGGGGGGCATCCACGCACACACGGCGCTCCCCCCCATCGAGCCGCTGCAGGAAGTCTGGGCCAGCGGCGTCACCTACCTGCGCAGCCGCGACGCGCGCAAGGCGGAATCGTCGGTCGCCGATGTGTATCAAAAAGTCTACGAAGCCGAGCGGCCCGAATTGTTCATGAAAGCCGTCGGCTGGCGCGTCGTGACCGGCGGGCAACCGGTGCGCATCCGCAAGGACAGCCGGTGGAACGTGCCAGAGCCGGAGCTGACCCTGGTCATCAACACGCATGGGGAGATCGTCGGCTATACGGCCGGCAACGACATGTCGTCACGCGACATCGAGGGCGAGAACCCGCTCTATC from Candidatus Roseilinea sp. includes these protein-coding regions:
- a CDS encoding fumarylacetoacetate hydrolase: MKKLSRHATNAGPRWMLDGQPLVASFTLAELLRQPASTLSDWLAQRRDATGGIHAHTALPPIEPLQEVWASGVTYLRSRDARKAESSVADVYQKVYEAERPELFMKAVGWRVVTGGQPVRIRKDSRWNVPEPELTLVINTHGEIVGYTAGNDMSSRDIEGENPLYLPQAKIYTGACALGPEIVLVDAEAMRALTVTLEIRRNGAVVFSGETNIARMKRRLEELVSYLYRELDFPDGAFLMTGTGIVPPESFSLQPGDRVKISVGAVTLENDVA